A window of Methanolobus sediminis contains these coding sequences:
- a CDS encoding winged helix-turn-helix domain-containing protein, with product MDEMCLNIGEAAGYVYRLLENEESNMANLKSHLKENGYDQQMVFMAIGWLSREDKICMTKNGNSWSLKLK from the coding sequence ATGGACGAAATGTGTTTAAATATAGGGGAAGCAGCAGGTTATGTTTACAGACTGCTTGAGAATGAAGAATCCAATATGGCAAATCTTAAAAGCCACCTCAAGGAAAATGGATATGATCAACAGATGGTATTCATGGCTATTGGCTGGCTTTCAAGAGAAGACAAGATATGTATGACCAAGAATGGAAATTCATGGTCATTAAAATTGAAATAA
- a CDS encoding EVE domain-containing protein: MQNKIGYWLIVASRDHVFAGIHGGFTQASHGRSSPLEKMHIGDWIAYYSPKRIYGDTKPYQRFMAIARVTGEEVFQVNLSASFKQYRREVEYLADIHETDIRPLIPQLEFINNKARWGMFLRNGFRSISRDDFMLICSDMRD, from the coding sequence ATGCAAAATAAGATTGGATACTGGCTCATAGTTGCGTCCAGAGATCATGTATTTGCAGGGATACATGGGGGATTTACACAGGCTTCTCACGGCAGGAGTTCTCCTCTGGAAAAAATGCATATTGGTGACTGGATAGCATACTATTCTCCAAAAAGAATATACGGCGATACCAAACCATATCAGAGATTCATGGCAATTGCAAGGGTTACCGGAGAAGAGGTATTTCAAGTGAACCTTTCGGCTTCATTTAAACAATATCGGCGTGAGGTTGAATATCTTGCCGACATCCATGAAACAGATATCAGGCCGCTGATACCTCAACTGGAGTTTATCAATAATAAAGCCCGTTGGGGTATGTTTCTCAGAAATGGTTTTCGCTCAATTTCCAGAGATGACTTCATGCTTATATGCTCAGATATGCGTGACTGA
- a CDS encoding alpha-amylase family glycosyl hydrolase encodes MGENIQSVKDINFDIQNSVFPSPSDWRDVFIYFLLVDRFDNNAVDTEAYSSSSESQELDISQGKKFQGGNIKGITRRLDYIKGLGANAIWLSPVFRNRQEKEDSYHGYGIQDFLRVDERFGSLEDLQELVKEAHSRDMYVILDIIINHTGDNWSYPGSYPYYYWKDAPGPFDFGKWRTFPTDNDQNIIGENDAVWPEELQDPECYKRRGQITDWNDNEQAVNGDFFTLKELDVRRYDVLDTLIKAYKYWIKTTDIDGFRMDTVKHLESSSTAIFCNAIKEYAKSIGKHNFFIFGEIVGDDTTIQQYIGRNSRIPGTNERFPSLDAALDFPLYFVLEEVIKGFNEPSVLRNRYDAFRNLYTDHGEAGRYFVTFVDNHDQMIRPYRRFMYGNTIHQQVVLAMTYLLTSQGIPCIYYGTEQGFDGGGEDDVYIRECMFGGEWGAFGTKGYHFFNPDNPIYKDISRVAGIRLSEPALRYGRQYFRQTSETGKEFSHPSTGNCILAYSRILDTTEILVALNLDSESRSDCIVVDSNLHSAGQKMKDLLHSDNEYLIEQSDSTMFVKVSLEPYSMAILKQG; translated from the coding sequence ATGGGAGAAAATATCCAATCTGTTAAAGACATTAACTTCGATATTCAAAATAGTGTTTTTCCATCTCCTTCAGACTGGAGGGATGTGTTCATTTATTTTTTGCTGGTGGACAGGTTTGACAACAATGCGGTGGATACAGAAGCTTACAGCAGTTCATCAGAGTCGCAGGAGCTTGATATCTCACAGGGGAAAAAGTTCCAGGGCGGTAATATAAAAGGCATAACCCGAAGACTTGATTATATCAAAGGTCTGGGTGCCAATGCTATCTGGTTAAGTCCGGTATTCAGGAACCGGCAGGAAAAGGAGGACAGTTATCACGGTTATGGAATTCAGGATTTTCTGAGGGTTGATGAGCGGTTCGGATCTCTGGAAGACCTGCAGGAACTTGTAAAAGAAGCCCACAGCCGGGATATGTACGTAATTCTGGATATCATAATCAACCATACTGGAGATAACTGGTCATATCCTGGCAGTTATCCGTACTATTACTGGAAAGATGCCCCCGGTCCTTTTGATTTTGGTAAATGGCGTACTTTTCCCACTGATAATGATCAGAACATTATTGGTGAAAACGATGCTGTCTGGCCGGAGGAACTTCAGGATCCTGAATGTTACAAGAGAAGAGGCCAGATTACAGACTGGAACGACAATGAACAGGCGGTAAATGGTGATTTTTTCACGCTGAAAGAACTTGATGTACGCAGGTACGATGTTCTTGACACTCTGATCAAGGCTTACAAGTACTGGATAAAGACAACAGATATCGATGGTTTTAGAATGGACACAGTGAAGCATCTGGAATCCAGTTCCACAGCCATCTTCTGTAATGCCATCAAGGAATATGCGAAATCCATCGGCAAACACAATTTCTTCATTTTCGGGGAAATTGTTGGCGATGACACCACAATACAGCAATATATTGGTCGCAACAGTCGTATTCCCGGAACCAATGAGCGCTTCCCGTCCCTGGATGCAGCTCTTGATTTCCCACTTTATTTTGTGCTTGAGGAAGTAATAAAAGGGTTCAATGAACCATCAGTTCTCAGGAATAGGTATGATGCCTTCAGGAACCTTTATACGGATCACGGAGAAGCTGGCCGGTATTTTGTGACCTTCGTAGATAATCATGACCAGATGATAAGGCCATACAGGCGTTTCATGTATGGGAACACCATTCATCAGCAGGTTGTTCTTGCAATGACATATTTACTCACAAGCCAGGGTATACCCTGCATCTATTACGGCACAGAACAGGGTTTTGATGGTGGAGGCGAGGATGATGTATATATCCGGGAGTGTATGTTTGGTGGTGAATGGGGAGCTTTCGGAACGAAAGGATATCATTTCTTCAATCCTGATAATCCAATCTACAAAGACATATCCAGAGTTGCAGGCATAAGGCTTTCAGAACCAGCACTTCGCTATGGAAGGCAATATTTCAGGCAGACTTCTGAAACAGGAAAGGAGTTCTCTCATCCGTCAACTGGCAATTGTATTCTGGCTTATTCACGAATACTTGATACAACAGAGATACTTGTTGCTCTAAATCTTGATTCTGAATCCCGTAGCGATTGCATTGTTGTAGACAGCAACCTTCATTCAGCAGGACAAAAAATGAAAGACCTGCTTCACTCTGATAATGAGTATTTAATTGAACAGTCAGATTCCACAATGTTTGTAAAGGTATCATTGGAACCTTATTCAATGGCAATTTTAAAACAGGGATAG
- a CDS encoding S-layer protein domain-containing protein, which yields MNIKNKNNKNLVFKPLFLLLAVLILTGTAMAANNSTGNRIWDADENLSLEYTWTALSYSGFYYDLDSGVGSETLTITLDSDSDRSIGDGDLEYSTTPIDTDFEHDDWGSYQVIGFMAERYFAGYTDDTEFADDSVSLISDGILAKVLLDDDEKISLYSGSSLILEEGYELEVVEVDLNGDSVMVTLSQDGDQLDTSIVSADDDYVYEKEIGTDDEVPIIAVHFNNIFQGTETNAVFVEGVFQISEDYVEIESGDSFGKMEVKTLSSDMITMENSDGISLGRGDTVSIMGKLKFIVADDSTLRFGPVLDMSDPGTYELRGTVAEDEELTWTPLNFEGFYYNIDEGVGTESLEIKDLGGRTIDDGDLVYRSVPLDVSFEHDDWGDFQVVGFMAEKYFAGYPDNEFTDDVSLLSDGKLSKVLIDDDSKNSLYSGSSLILEDGYELAVVEVDTNGDSVMVNLLQNGDEVDTSIVSSDDDYVYEKDIGSVDNVPVIVVHFDEIFQGTETNAVFIEGIFQISEDLVEISDNEKFGEMEVTSFSSDEIVLKNEDSISLTRGKIIDIMGDISFNVADSGDVRYYPFVEVSTEPTESLAIEIDSVVKEDEEIDIEVTSRGAAVSGATVMFGDDEAGTTGTDGTISYTPGTAGTFTVTAEKDGYVSASEKVEVISSDDATKKLIIEVSPESVVEEDIITISVMTAIGGDAVEDVQVYYDNNLIGTTDADGTVTYTVKETGMHKLETSASNYLDAELNLEVLALEAKFTYSNLQVSPILVKTGEDVTVTVDVTNTGTAAGDKDVELMVNGTTVNSQSVSLDTDESTTLTFTVSEEEAGTYEVQVGSSTATFDVEKSSIPGPGILVSVMAFIAVAMLIRRKENK from the coding sequence ATGAATATAAAAAATAAAAACAATAAAAACTTAGTTTTTAAACCACTGTTTCTGCTTTTAGCAGTGCTTATTTTGACAGGCACTGCCATGGCAGCAAACAACAGCACAGGAAACAGAATATGGGATGCAGATGAAAATCTCTCTCTTGAATACACCTGGACTGCACTAAGTTATTCAGGATTTTACTATGACCTTGACTCAGGTGTCGGGTCAGAAACACTCACAATCACCCTTGACAGTGACAGCGACAGAAGCATTGGAGACGGTGACCTTGAGTATTCAACAACACCAATCGATACTGATTTTGAACATGACGACTGGGGTTCATATCAGGTAATCGGATTTATGGCAGAAAGATACTTCGCAGGCTATACCGATGATACGGAATTTGCAGATGACAGTGTTAGCCTGATATCAGACGGCATACTTGCAAAAGTACTGCTTGACGATGATGAAAAGATCTCACTTTATTCAGGTTCCTCACTCATACTTGAAGAAGGATATGAACTTGAAGTTGTGGAAGTAGACCTGAATGGCGACAGTGTCATGGTAACACTCTCACAGGATGGAGACCAACTTGATACAAGTATTGTTTCCGCAGATGATGATTATGTATATGAGAAAGAGATTGGTACTGATGATGAAGTTCCAATAATTGCAGTACACTTCAACAATATCTTCCAGGGAACTGAAACAAATGCAGTGTTTGTTGAGGGCGTCTTCCAGATATCCGAAGACTATGTTGAAATCGAATCAGGAGATTCTTTCGGAAAGATGGAAGTTAAGACCTTAAGTTCTGACATGATCACAATGGAGAACTCAGATGGCATTTCACTTGGAAGAGGTGACACAGTCAGCATAATGGGTAAACTGAAATTCATCGTTGCAGATGACAGCACCCTGAGATTTGGCCCTGTACTTGACATGTCAGACCCTGGAACCTATGAACTTAGAGGTACAGTGGCAGAAGATGAAGAACTCACATGGACACCACTGAACTTTGAAGGTTTCTACTACAACATTGATGAGGGCGTAGGAACAGAATCACTTGAGATCAAAGACCTTGGTGGAAGGACTATAGATGATGGTGACCTTGTTTACAGGAGTGTCCCACTTGATGTGAGCTTTGAACACGATGACTGGGGAGACTTCCAGGTTGTCGGTTTCATGGCAGAGAAATACTTTGCCGGATATCCGGATAATGAATTTACTGATGATGTAAGCCTGCTTTCAGACGGCAAACTATCAAAAGTACTCATTGATGATGACAGTAAGAACTCACTTTACTCTGGCTCATCATTGATACTGGAAGACGGATATGAACTTGCAGTAGTGGAAGTTGATACAAATGGTGACAGTGTCATGGTAAATCTCTTACAGAATGGAGATGAGGTAGACACATCAATTGTATCTTCAGACGATGATTATGTCTACGAGAAAGATATTGGATCAGTAGATAATGTGCCTGTAATTGTCGTGCACTTCGATGAAATATTCCAGGGTACTGAGACAAATGCAGTATTTATTGAAGGTATCTTCCAGATATCAGAAGACCTTGTAGAGATATCAGACAACGAAAAATTCGGTGAGATGGAAGTTACAAGTTTCTCATCAGATGAGATCGTCCTTAAGAACGAGGATTCAATCTCACTCACAAGAGGAAAGATCATTGACATTATGGGTGATATTTCATTCAATGTTGCCGACTCTGGTGATGTACGCTACTATCCTTTCGTTGAAGTTTCCACCGAGCCAACTGAATCTCTTGCAATAGAAATCGATTCTGTGGTGAAAGAAGACGAAGAAATTGACATCGAAGTTACATCCAGAGGTGCTGCTGTAAGTGGTGCTACCGTAATGTTTGGAGATGATGAAGCTGGAACTACAGGTACTGATGGAACTATTTCTTACACCCCTGGTACAGCCGGCACTTTTACAGTAACTGCTGAAAAGGACGGATATGTTTCTGCAAGCGAGAAGGTAGAAGTTATCTCTTCTGATGATGCTACAAAGAAGCTTATCATTGAAGTATCACCTGAGAGTGTTGTTGAAGAAGACATCATCACAATTTCAGTTATGACTGCAATCGGAGGCGATGCTGTTGAGGATGTACAGGTCTACTATGACAACAACCTCATAGGAACCACTGACGCGGACGGCACAGTTACCTACACCGTAAAAGAGACAGGAATGCACAAACTTGAAACTTCAGCAAGCAACTACCTTGATGCAGAGCTTAATCTTGAGGTTCTTGCCCTGGAAGCAAAGTTCACATACTCAAACCTCCAGGTAAGCCCAATACTTGTGAAAACAGGTGAAGATGTTACTGTAACTGTGGATGTAACAAACACAGGAACAGCAGCAGGTGACAAGGATGTTGAGCTAATGGTCAATGGAACAACTGTGAACTCACAGAGTGTTTCACTTGATACAGATGAATCAACTACTTTGACATTCACAGTCTCTGAAGAGGAAGCAGGAACCTATGAGGTCCAGGTTGGCAGTTCTACAGCAACTTTTGATGTTGAAAAGAGCTCCATCCCGGGTCCGGGAATTCTGGTATCTGTAATGGCATTCATTGCTGTTGCAATGCTGATACGCAGGAAAGAGAACAAATAA
- a CDS encoding glycosyltransferase family 4 protein encodes MESMRIAMFSWESLHSAKVGGLAPHVTELSEQLAKLGHEVHIFTRSAWYRDYDEINGVHYQRCSFDESGDIIAQMNKMCDAMYSRFIQVSKDFGDFDVIHGHDWHPVNVLNRIKYELGKQYVMTYHSTEWGRNGNVHVNSPTALDVSHREWLGGYDSSQVIITSDNFKKEVQDLYSIPDYKISVIPNGISPGKMEKDVDAGSIKKEYGIHPYSPVILFTGRMHYQKGPDMLVRAIPKVLDGNNWGAHFVFIGEGEMRPYCQNLANDLNIGNSCHFLGYSSDDVLKDWTNACDMTCVPSRNEPFGIVVLESWDATKAVVATDAVNIVDNFQNGILSYRNPESIAWGINYALDGLDSRTPGMGSNGKKLVKTKFSWDTIAKNTVDAYNKIE; translated from the coding sequence ATGGAATCAATGAGAATTGCTATGTTCTCATGGGAGAGCCTTCACTCGGCGAAGGTCGGCGGACTGGCACCCCATGTGACTGAGTTATCAGAGCAGCTTGCTAAATTAGGACATGAAGTCCATATATTTACTCGAAGTGCCTGGTATCGGGATTACGATGAAATAAATGGTGTTCATTATCAAAGATGTAGCTTTGATGAATCCGGGGACATAATAGCCCAGATGAACAAGATGTGCGATGCGATGTATTCGCGTTTCATTCAGGTTTCAAAGGATTTCGGGGATTTTGATGTGATCCACGGCCATGACTGGCACCCGGTAAATGTATTGAACCGTATCAAATACGAGCTTGGAAAACAGTATGTAATGACATACCATAGTACTGAATGGGGAAGGAACGGAAATGTCCATGTAAACTCCCCTACAGCCCTTGATGTTTCCCATAGGGAATGGCTGGGAGGGTATGATAGCTCACAGGTAATCATTACTTCGGATAATTTCAAAAAAGAAGTTCAGGATCTCTATAGTATTCCTGATTACAAAATATCTGTAATCCCAAACGGCATTTCCCCTGGTAAAATGGAGAAAGATGTTGATGCAGGCTCTATCAAGAAAGAATATGGCATTCATCCTTACTCTCCGGTCATACTTTTCACAGGTAGAATGCACTACCAGAAAGGTCCGGATATGCTGGTCAGAGCCATCCCTAAAGTGCTTGATGGGAATAACTGGGGTGCTCACTTCGTATTCATCGGAGAAGGTGAGATGAGGCCATATTGCCAGAATCTTGCAAATGACCTGAACATAGGTAATTCATGTCATTTCCTGGGCTACTCATCCGATGATGTTCTTAAAGACTGGACTAATGCATGTGATATGACCTGTGTACCGAGCAGGAACGAACCTTTCGGAATTGTTGTACTTGAATCATGGGATGCAACAAAAGCAGTTGTTGCAACGGACGCTGTTAATATCGTGGACAATTTCCAGAATGGTATCCTGAGTTACAGGAACCCGGAATCAATTGCATGGGGTATAAATTACGCCCTTGACGGCCTGGATTCACGAACACCCGGTATGGGTTCGAACGGAAAGAAACTTGTCAAAACAAAATTTAGCTGGGATACAATTGCAAAAAACACGGTTGACGCTTATAATAAAATTGAATGA
- a CDS encoding YgaP family membrane protein, giving the protein MDMNELLFKENVGGIDLYIRALLGTLAIIVLAMNLVSPGIWQWILALIALVGLFSSITRHCLPYSLIGFSTAKK; this is encoded by the coding sequence ATGGATATGAATGAATTGTTATTCAAGGAGAATGTGGGCGGTATTGATCTTTATATCAGGGCACTTTTGGGAACCCTTGCAATAATTGTCCTTGCAATGAATCTGGTATCACCAGGTATATGGCAGTGGATACTAGCTTTAATTGCACTTGTTGGTTTGTTTTCATCAATAACACGGCACTGTCTTCCATATTCCCTGATAGGTTTTAGTACAGCTAAAAAGTAA
- a CDS encoding chemotaxis protein CheW, whose amino-acid sequence MEEFVKDGSSTEELLQLVICQLSDEEFGIDISRVKEIIRVPEITNIPQTLSYVEGMINLRGCLVPVIDLAKRFGLMSSTKDASSRIVVVELGNLTAGMIVDSVTEVLRISTDDIDKAPDIITKGVSERYIQGVGKIDGRLLVLLDIERVFTDEQKKMMSNLESAGIIPA is encoded by the coding sequence ATGGAAGAATTCGTGAAGGATGGCAGCTCAACAGAAGAGCTGCTCCAACTGGTTATATGCCAGCTTTCCGATGAAGAATTCGGTATTGATATATCAAGAGTAAAAGAAATTATCCGTGTTCCTGAGATCACTAATATTCCTCAAACACTTAGCTATGTGGAAGGCATGATTAATTTGAGGGGATGTCTGGTCCCTGTTATAGATCTTGCTAAAAGGTTTGGTCTGATGAGCAGCACAAAAGATGCCAGTTCACGTATTGTGGTTGTGGAATTGGGTAACCTTACTGCAGGGATGATTGTTGACTCTGTTACTGAGGTACTAAGGATATCTACAGACGATATTGACAAAGCACCTGATATTATCACAAAAGGTGTAAGTGAGCGATATATACAGGGTGTTGGAAAGATTGATGGCAGATTGCTTGTACTTCTGGATATTGAACGAGTATTCACAGATGAACAGAAAAAGATGATGAGTAATCTGGAAAGTGCGGGTATTATTCCCGCATAA